The DNA segment attcattatcacgttcaatctcttagttttttttaaatgaaacgcatcattcttttcacttcaaggaatataatgatataaattcattatcattcacttcaggaaatgatatagatctagtaagacgtgactaatgatttttatcaaaagctcattattttgctcagtcactgaaagaccagatataaatttagaatatattgcgaacgtttgcatttcatattgctacttcaggagcatactcgatattgctactccaggagcacattcgagacgttcattcaaatatatattctttccacaatttcaattatgcaacttcaggtgcataaatcataatgagcttttagggcgatccttcagggatgctccatttccattccaagatgaatcttatcatcaataattcatgataagtataaataaataaaacttgtatataaactatgtgaataaacataaaatttatcaagtaataataatgaatataatcattaATATTCACCTCAGCAATtgtaaatactatattaaaaacttacttgaagttgaCGATTACTAACTTCATAATTTGTTTTCAACAGAATCTCTTGCAACTGTCTCTAAAAGACTTTATCATGTGAAAGCTTTTTGCGTGTGTTATCAACTCCACCTTTTACTCAAAAGCTTTCACGAAAAGTCTAACTTATTCAGTGCCTCAATAATCATATCTTGAAATAGAAGGCTATTAATGTGATAAAAAAATCACGATAGATTCtgtcagaaaacaaaaataagtaaGTTTCATGTAATGGTGTATAAAGTAAAGcttctttttcaaactttcacgTTTTCTTTAGTGACTTTGTCGCATAAAGCCAAAATGATAAAGGTCCACTCTTGAAAATTGCATGATCTATTGCCAGTAAAGTCAGCCAGTCAAATCTTTGTCTCTTTGTCCCATTGTCACCTTTTGATCATATTTCCTTCTATTGATTAAAGCATGTGCGTCCCTATCCAGCTAGCAAAGTCAAAGTTAGCTGCTGAAATTTgaacaatcaaataaaaaaaacttgaaaagaaaacaagaaaaacaaggGCCTGATACAACCAAGAGGAAAACCACTTTTATAGTCTCAAACAGCGATTTTCCTGCAATAAGTTAACTCCAACGCAGAACTATCTTCAAGCCATTCTGTTCCAGATCCGAAGCTGCCGAGAAGACCCATGAAAGAGGAAGCCATGCATCACTTCTCGAGAGCCATCCTGATTGTGGGTCATGGATCTTTAgtaataatgaaagaaaatatttttctatattctgAAACTAAAGTGGTGTTTGACTGGCAAAagggataatatatattaaagaaaaaggGAAGATCGAAGAGAGCCAGAAGTGGTTTCTGCAAATTGAAGAGGGCTAGAAGTAGTTTTTGCAACTCCAACTCCAGTAAGGACACGGCCTTGCCTCCCGTCTCAGCGATTCCACTCCTTGTGGCTATGCTTCCTCTTGCTTACCAGCTCAGACAGGTCCTTCAACCTGGCTGACATCTGGTCCCTGACTGATTCTGAGTACCAGGCTTTCCTTAAAAGGAAGCTCGATCTTGCTTGCGCTGATCGGCAGCGCTCGGGATGGCGCTGCTCTGGTCCCTAACGTCGATGCCGAAGGTTGAACCCACAATAACCTCCATTTTAATTTCCGGATGGTCCCGATTGAGAATTTCCTGGAGAACTCAGCATGTTGTTGAGGAACATCAAGGAACTGCAGTGGGTGTCTCCACGTTCCAGTCATGGGTCAGAGGCTTAAATGAAAGATATTTACGTGAGCTTGAGGAAGACAGCCGTGAGCTTGGACTAGTTGGTTCTTAGCAGTCTTTAGCGGCGTGAAAAGCTGAACATGGTCTTGAGAGAGATatttgagagagaggaaatatgGGCGAGCCCAGAGAACCCTTCTACCGGGTTTCAATCATGAGAGGCCGAGCCATTCACGGCTTAAAACCCAGACCTTGAGCCGCCCGGACGAGGATTTGAACACCTCGCAAAGTGAAAAACGGCAACGCAGCAAAACGGTTCGAACGAGACCAACATGGTGAGAGAAAGATTTGAGGGTAGTGATCTCCGGAAGGAGCTAGAGgtggaagaatttttttttttttcttttgcatcgtgttgataacgtgttataaaatcaataaaaaatgagagagtttaGGCTTTTAGACAGAGAGAAAACGGGAGAATGAGAGTGTTTcaagaaattgagagagagcgggagaggagattctcttattgatctgtatcttaaacttatatatttcttaaagaattcaacgatatatataggcgtacaaaaggGACTATGCTAGTTCACTATATTAGCACTATGcacttgacgactagataaatatgATCATACAAtttaagatagtttataacaggtcatacaatttaagatagtttataacaaaaacatattttttttccttttgagcGTTTTTCCTTAAACAAAGCTGAAGAGAGAGGATAAGATTGGGAATTTCACAGTCCCAGCCACCTGTACCACAAACCACTATTTCTTTTGAATTTCACAGTCTCTACCACCTCCCCCACACCCATTTATCTATTTCtttacttcttctttttctaccTTGGCTGAAAATTAAAAGGGAGAATGACAGATTTACTTCCATCATCAAGAAGGTCAAGTGGGGAAATTAGGTGGATTGTTGTTCGAAAAAGAGGTTTAGGACCAAGTTCACATAGGAGCAAAATGACAAGATGCTGGGGTTGGCCGAGAGTATGTGGTGGAGGATTTAGAAGCATGATAAGGCTGTGGTGCAGCAGTTTTGTAACGAGAATGGGGTCAAGCCAAGGAATTTTGTAGCTAAGCCAATGATTTTTACAAAGAAGCTAAGGATTCATGTCACACGCTTGATAACAAGCCAACAAGAATCGAGGAATAAAAAATCTCTTTTGGACGACATCGAGAGATTCTCTTTTGGACGACATCGAGAGATTCTCCATGAGAACGAGCTCGTGATGAGAGCAAGCATTGAAAAAGGAAGGCTCTTTCTTTCTTAAGACATTATTTTCATGATTTAAATCTTGATCCAAgggtaaaaatgattttttttttccctttcttagaTAGTTTTGTGAATGATGTTGAAACTTCATTCAAACTTCCTCTAAAGTCTTACAGTAGTAATCCTACAATTCAACCATTTGTAAAATTCTCATGAATTAAATCCAAGGATAGATATGTCCTGTTTGATTCGAATGTTTGTGCAAAGTGAAATTGCTCCCCATCCCACGAAAACGATGATAAAAATCAAAActgtgttgttttattttttttaaaaatatatcgaCTAACGTGGCATGATATAATGATGTGCGATTATTGGCGGTTCCCCACCGCTGATTGTATGTAAAACTACTGTTTCACCTTAGGTGTCTTGGTCCACAGGTGCTAGACCGCTTAGCAGTTAGCAGTGCATTGGGATTCTCAAGTACCCGTCTAAAATTTGTAGATCAAAACCCTATTCGAATAACAGGAAAAGAAATTTACTGCTCAGATTAGAGGCCGGATGGAGGGGAGTCGGAGGACAGTGCCGGAAATGGATTTTCCTGCCGCACAGACTGGATACCGGTGCAGGACGGAGGTTTGACGGAGGAGCTCAGGTGGGTGGGCGTCGGAATGGTTGGGTGTTTGGCGTCGGTGGGGGATAGTTCAGAgcttcacagccttcacttccATCTAattgtgttttttgttttttaaataaataaataaaattacgtgGCATGTCACGTCAATCAGGATCTAGCATCGGGACATTCCCTCCGTGACTGTAGACCTACTCGAACTTTCTACTGAAAAGACACTGATAATGATCAAAGATGcccaaatattataaaaagttcAGAACTTCAAACCAAGGAACTATCAGAGAGAAAGAAACCAGAATTCAACCACGAgattaaacaaaacaaaattcgggaaaaaaaaaaatgcaaagatcgAAAATAATTGAAATCGGGTAAAAAAACTAAAGACGAAGCCGGTAATGGAACTGAGGAATATGAGGTGGTTACATCGTCGACGGTTGACTAAGACGATGAAGGTGACTCGGGCTTTCTGCAGAGAATCATGTGCATCGGAGAAAAAATTCCGGAATCACCCCCTCGGGTCAAATAGTCGGCAGTCACGAACAGCATCTCGTGCACATCGACCGTGCCTTTGGGCGCTATCCCCAAGGCCGAGAGTACAGTGACCAGAATGTGGTTCCTCCAGTAGGCGATCCTTCCCATCTTCAATCTCGTCCACCACGGTTGGGCTGGCGGCTTAGACAGATCACGCTCCTTCACGATCTCAAACCCTACCTTTCTCGCCGTCTCGGCTATGTCCGAGTAGCTTCTGAGCCCCGGCAAGGCGTCCCCTCTCTCAATCCCCTGGACGATCGCCACGTGCTCCGGGTTTTCGGCCCTGAACTTGTCCGTCGTTACCCACTCGTACGACACGTAGAGTGATCCAGgcttcaaaaccctaaataTCTCGGTGTACACCTCCTCCAGCTTCGGCGCGTGGCAAGTCGCTTCAATCGAGTACGCACCGTCGAAGCTGTTGTCCGGGAATTGCATCTTAAGAAAGTTACCGCACACGACTTCGCAGAGCGAATCCAAGCCTGCCTTCTTGTTATGCAAACGAGCGCGATTCACTTGGTAATCGTTGATCGTTATACCCACAACCTTGGCCCGGGAGTGGGCGGCGATTGCACGCATGGGCCCGCCGACGCCACAGCCGACGTCCAGAATTCGATCTCCTGGCTTGACATCGATGAGATCGACTGCCATCTCCTCGTGAAGGCGAGTCGCATCGCGGTGGGACTTCCCAGGGATTGAAGGGGAAAAGTGGAAAGACTGACCCCAACCCCACTCGTATATGTCGGTGACCAGGTTGTAGAAAGTGTCGACGAAGTCGGGGACTTTCTCGGTGGTTTCAATCTCTTTGGGCCGGCGGAAGAATGACCAATATTGATTGTAGTTATCTTGCACATTTTCGGCAGAGATGGAACCGCCCGATAGATCGACTGCTCGTTTTCCCTTCTGTTCGGCGGGACCCAGAATGCAAACGAACCAGATGAGGCCACCGGCAAGCAGAGCCCCGGTACAGAAGAGAGCGAGAGAGTCCATTGAATTGAGTTCAGAGATGGGAGCTTCAGGTTTTGATCGCTTTTATTTGAGTTCGAAGCGCGTGGATCAAGCGTCTGAGTTGAACACGTGGTCACGCAATAGATTTGGGCAATGCTATCATTTCTCTTGGGCAAATATCGGATCTTGGCCCTTCTGTTTTGGGTTTTTGCTTTTTCATCGGCTACATTTTTCTTGAGATCAGGGGTGGGAATTGGCTCGGGACAGATACAGTTGGCACCGAGAAACAGGTTTAATTAGTTTcagggattaaaaaaaaaaaaaaaaaaaaaaggaaagagatcaaagacatattattaaatttacaGTACGAGTTATATTACATGCAAttcattttacatattttttttatatactttacttatatgatttattaaaataattattttatattaaaaaaaacaaccaattatataattaaaatgtataaaaaatataaaaaaataactatacataaaatttttatttattaaattgtaaaatatttgaatcaATAAGTTGTAAAGGGTTTTAGCCCTCGTTTGGagatttattttagaatatttgtgaataataattaaatagtttgaattagtatattttaaagtttatagaaatgagagagaaaaaaagttgaataaaaatattataaaattaaagagttgtttaaatattatttttgttttaaaatttgaaaaaattttattattttttgtggtttgattagaagtttagaaaattgtaatgattagttaataattaaattaaaaattaaaaatttgaaattaaaaaatattttttatttaagtgatatttggAAAAAGAAATATCTGAAAATATATTGTTACACAAACAATGCATTTTCACAAGAGTCACGTTAGAATCATTATATAGAGCaaaaacttttcaattttaagcaATGTACGTATAATCTTATATACCACATATCCTTATCAGTTAACATGGTGTATCACAAAGTGGGCATTACATCTCTATTCTATATTCTTAAATTCAttgaatttgataaaattaacaCTGTAATCTTAAGATTTGTATCTCAACTCTACTAACTTTAGAATGCCTTGTGATACGTTCGTAAGTTGTGGAGTTCAGCCTTGCATATTCTTTCGGAGGAGGAAATTTTTCCCTCAAATATAAAAGCTTCCCTAATTGTTAGTCTTTGCATTGTTTTCTAAGAATTAAAATATGTGATATTTGGTTGGCGAGCACGTTGATCATGTGTACATGTATGTTAtggttttatatatttactttcCTCATGTGCTCAAACATTTTAATCTCCGGCTTTTGTGGCCTTTTTTTAACTTATCATTGTCTCcctctgtttttttattttttttattttttttttcaatttctttttcgaAGTGCCTCACTTTAGTTGGCAACACATTTAGAGAatgaataattacaaaaaacatatatatgctTTTGTCAGTTAACTATTGCGAGAACTTCAAACGTTATATTGATCTCATGTACTTGTACGTTAATGTTGGTTAGTTTCATGAATGTGTCGGAGACAGCACGCACTCAATTGTTTTGTACAAGGTTCGGACTCAACATTGCGTGATCATTTGATCCAAAGGCCGAAACTTACTCGAGGAACAGAAGTCCAGTATGAACATTGATTATTATTAGAAATTCTATATTAGAGTACCAACTGATCAAGTCATGAAGTTATTTTGAGTGGTAAATCCTGAATCGGTTGTTCCTTCCAAAGTTGTTGTTTGTCCGATTGAGTTCATCATCGTTATTGATGGAGCGTGTCACGTGATAAAagacaatatttaaaatttttcaacttCTAAATATTAGGACTAATGAGAACCAACACATTTGAAAAAGATTCTATTTGTGTCAAAGTTTATATGATTAGTATTCAACTCTATGAGGGGAGGGGCTATTTATATGGAAAATTATATACTCTATACTATCATTTTACTTTCATTCtactaagtaagatgtgacacatttatcaccattGAATGATCTTATTTAGTAGGATAAAAGTAGAATGAGAGTGtggtgtataacattactctatttaTAAAGCCCTTTTACAATGTAACTCTCAGCTAGCATTCAAGACAAGCTATCAAGGCCTATGAACTAACTGTTAAGTGACTTCATAACACTTGATCGAGAGAAGAAAAATGAGTGCCCACTATGAACAAGTTGAGATCAACCCTTTCTTACATTAATTGTCTTCATTCATGCTGCACGATAAGAGTTCAACTCCAAGTAAGTCTATCTTTACCACCTAATTATGATGAAGTTACGCATGTGCAGAAATTGCTTATGCAGATCGTCAATACAACCTGACCCATCTGATAAAAGCGGGTTGAACTAACTTGCAATTCAAACTTGCTAACAATCAGTTTCAATCCGACTAAAGCTCTCTAAATCTCAAACCTTATGCCATCCCTCCCcaaatctcaaaccctagccACCATCCCTCCCCATTTCTCTCCGTCATCGCCATCAACTCTGTTTATCATCACCATTAACTCCATTTGTTGACTTCATTCGTCATCCCCGTCAACTCCAACAAGCAACAAGCACAGCCTGAAACCTCTAGAAAGAGAGGTAGGCCTCGAAAGATTGTCaataagaataaagaaaaatccatTTGCCTCCATGTAAGGaataaagaatgaagaaaaaatggagGTGCCAAGTGAAAGCAAACCCACATTTTTCAAGGTCTAGTTTTGCATAGACATTGAGTTCGTGGTTAGGACTAGAAGAGGACGTTGCCCTTTGACATTGGCTTTCTAAATCTtagaaaaaagaagaatctGTAGAAAGAAAAAGCATGAAGATCTGCTTGTTAATGGTTCTTCTGGTGCTTTTCAACTTCCTTGGAAGAATCTCATCGCTCTCGATAACTGTACACGACGTTGCATGCGTCTATCAATAAATCCTGTACGAGGGCGACAACGTCTTTGGAGTCTTTGTGGTGGTTGATCATGACATCTTCTGAAGCTCTGATCATCCTGAGATAGATTTTACAGTGAACTTTGATAATTTTCTGGAGTCTAGTATTTATCTTCTTTGCTTATTTGTTGATTGATTATTTCATTGTGGTTTATTTCTTAATTGTTTGTTTGAACAAAATATAtgccaattattttatttattttttgatggaaatatgcttcattgcattcattcataaacaaaattacaactgtgacttatcaatacaggagaaccagactataagtcaactaacacCACTgttcaggagcttccccgtcaacaaatttctttgtgacggatattgtctaaacttctacaccttctctcctgacaacagtcaaaagagaaagcactctgtcaaaacagaggtaaaacaatatgttgcccagatgactaacacaagagggagggtgaattgagttgtattaaaaaaaataacaattataaatcaaatatataatataaaatataaacaaaatatgaaataacaataaatataaagagtaagggtaagagagaagcaaactcagtatgttaacgaggttcggccccactgcctacgtcctcgcctcaagctaccccttgagaattcccaaatttactattcagcctcctttaggtggagatagaaacctattacacatttgaacaataccgctacaaaggatccatgtagaacaccctctacacttgcaatcaccttacacttggtgattcaactatttcccgtgtagaatactttctacacacacaagggttatacacactatttttctgatacaagagctgatagtgggtaggttatcagaaaacactcatcaatgagtaaaataagaacaatatagcgcaaactatatctcttaaaatgaataaggattaaggctcaatgcttagagaagagagaatgaaagttttgaatgaatgttgtatgctcttggtgttgtgaatgtgaagctatCAAATGATCTacttataggcatatgagacttcatattcaaatttaaaaagattcacatgtcaaagacaacatcattcactttttcaaaaaaaatcaaacctaatattttacttttgacatatgacaaaaggagcacactttccttttcaaaaaattcaaacctaatcttttactctttgtatatgacaaaaggagcacactttacttttcaaattttttaaacaaaatcatctaccttttgtataagtctaaaaaagcatcaatcacttttgaaaatattcaaatagaacatgcacatgtgaaaaatgacaatcaatcatctttaatattttcaaagttcaaccatttaatcaaggcatgcacatgcaaaagatgacaatcaatcatctttcaaaattttcaaatttaattttcaaaaatattcatgcacatgtggaaaatgtattttaatgctttatgataaaatattaattttgagtattaatcctaatttcgaattttaagagatttacaacattactctattactttaatgtgaacttatttccttcttgctcatgcttggttctttgatgtacttgattccattgtgtgaataacttgaacttgaaactcctttattctttgaattcatttgtcatcatcaaaatccatgtgtaaatttataatcacatgaaacttgaaaccttggattcaacaatcttctcctttttgatgatgacaaatacttgctAGAACTTGAAacatgtattaatacttaaactccattgaaaatatgcgttagtttttcaagcaaaaatataaatataattccaaacatatataacaagtttagcaatttaaacaatgttaatgttttagtctaaaacttctctcctttttggcatcattaaaaaggatcggcagcaagtaaatggactgaagaaaatgatgcgtttaatagtcactgtagatagttgaaaaaggatcCATccatgacccgacaaatgctgcaaagtctcgaggcctaactctatgaatttagtgcggctggagatttaaacaatcgtctgatgttgttgacaaacgtgattgaaggctctgagttgttataaaaaaatgatcattttcatctatcggatgtcaaaaaaataatcgcttcttgacctgagttctgtttttccacaacgatagaatggctgagcaattctcttccactaatgttccagacttgaatcaggaaccctcgacgcatcaatcatcaatcttctctcctgaggccgtcaataccatgataggaacagtgaaccgtttttctagtaaggctgattttgagattattgcaaaatcaagaatgctcagtagtcaatatgctgcctctgttacgatcatgtctcggaggttaatggggagggtgagtgagattgatcatcttaacatgcaaatatttgagttacgacagaagcttgctaataaggatagtgagaataaaaggctaaagcaagaaaattaagagttgaaaaaatttacagattggtatgctcatgatctgcaaccacgaatagaggagctggaatgagaaagggttcagatacaaagTCAACATCgacagataacagcagaggttcatcgtttactagaaaaatagggacaatctactgttaatattgctggcttagtaagaaaacttttgacaatgtgtgtccaacatatcttatatttcttttgactaaataagatttgaagagacaatagtttgtcttattctttatgctatctctataaaatcagtcctgaagttcatccaatccgcatcaagttttcatctcatctctataactcatctgcattccttcaacattctcgttttaagccttctattcttttctcaatggctcattcttataacatttctctagatccatccatgaggcattctgcatctcaaccttctgtcctttctgcaactgccattggtgccatattgcaacaagaaaataataatctgactaataagtcagattctgatgctatttatgacttggtgagtcttgggactcactactcttcctctattgttactttttctcagcggccacaagccaaaaatcacgaagttgaaaagctcaaagaacaaattgttgtacttcaacgaattgttcaagagtctcacacaagggaagtaatcattcggcagaagaataaacagttgaaatctttattagattcttcatttcgcttgccggttcccatggataagaatgacatgatattgtatgaagagaatgagcgtctcaaacatgaggttaagaatctcaagtttatgtaaaagtatttaaaaaatctatctctatttttattgactctggtctatcttttaagagatattcatagcatgcatcatacctatttctcttctgatcatacataatctatcttctggtaaaggttttgtgaaaatatctgttgttgtgaactctaatattatatcgtctttctgcacatgatctctaAGAAAATAAttccttatttcaatatgcttagttctagaatgttgtattgagttctttgaaaaatttatagtacttgtattatcacatttgattggaatgtgattatacatgagtttaaaatcttcaagttgttgcttcatgtagagaacttgagcacaacaactacccgcagcaacatattctacctcagcagtagatagtgcaacagaattttgttttttactaaaccaggaaactagtgcatgacctaagaaatgacatgctccactagtgctttttcgatctattttacagccaacataatctgcatctgtgtagctgattaaatcgaaagatgtgtacttagggtattataaccctaagttaattgtaccattaagatatctaagaatgcgcttaactgtaattaaatgtgattcttttagagatgattgaaagcgtgcacataagtatacactaaacataatatctggtctactggctgttaaatataataagctacaatcatatctcgatatattttcgagtcaactagcttaccggattcatctttatcaagtttagtttatGAGCCTCATTGGTGTtctaatttccttagcattttccatcccaaacttcttcagtaattccttaatatattttgattgattgatgaatgtcccactttttgcttgcttaatttgcaatccgagaaagaatgtaagttctcccatcatgctcatctcaaattcttcctgcatagtcttcgcaaaaacttgacacatattttcattaatagcaccgaatattatatcatcaacataaatctgaatcaaaagaatatcatcattttcatatttaatgaaaagagttgtgtcgatttttcctcttgaaaaacttttttcaatcaagaaaccactaagtctttcgtaccaagctctaggagcttgtttaagtccatatagtgcttttgtgagtttgaaaacatgatttggggaaatatgattttcaaaacctggaggttgctcaacatatacctcttcatttataaaaccatttaagaaagcacttttaacatccatttgaaaaattttgaaatctttataacaagaatatgcaagtagcattcgaatagcttctaatcttgcgacaggtgcatatgtctcatcataatcgattccttcttcttgattaaaaccttgggcaacaagtcgagccttatttctagtaatgactccggattcatctttcttgtttctaaaaacccattttgttctaataatagtatgatttttaggtctaggaacaagtatccaaacatcatttctttcaaattgattcaactcttcttgcatagctagaatccagatgactaacacaagagggggggtgaattgagttgtattaaaaaaataacaattataaatcaaatatataatataaaatataaataaaatatgaaataacaataaatataaagagtaagggtaagagagaagcaaa comes from the Carya illinoinensis cultivar Pawnee chromosome 8, C.illinoinensisPawnee_v1, whole genome shotgun sequence genome and includes:
- the LOC122319313 gene encoding 24-methylenesterol C-methyltransferase 2-like produces the protein MDSLALFCTGALLAGGLIWFVCILGPAEQKGKRAVDLSGGSISAENVQDNYNQYWSFFRRPKEIETTEKVPDFVDTFYNLVTDIYEWGWGQSFHFSPSIPGKSHRDATRLHEEMAVDLIDVKPGDRILDVGCGVGGPMRAIAAHSRAKVVGITINDYQVNRARLHNKKAGLDSLCEVVCGNFLKMQFPDNSFDGAYSIEATCHAPKLEEVYTEIFRVLKPGSLYVSYEWVTTDKFRAENPEHVAIVQGIERGDALPGLRSYSDIAETARKVGFEIVKERDLSKPPAQPWWTRLKMGRIAYWRNHILVTVLSALGIAPKGTVDVHEMLFVTADYLTRGGDSGIFSPMHMILCRKPESPSSS